The following are from one region of the Penaeus vannamei isolate JL-2024 chromosome 28, ASM4276789v1, whole genome shotgun sequence genome:
- the LOC113817911 gene encoding large ribosomal subunit protein eL8 translates to MVNKKMVKGKGKGKVKGKGKKVAAAPLVTKKPAPPKKVQNPLFEKRPRNFGIGGNIQPKRDLSRFLKWPRYIRVQRQRSVLLRRLKVPPPIHQFKQRLDSQKARELFKLLQKYRPESKQAKVARLRKRAELRAAGKEDVPTKRKLSVRMGVNTITTLVEQKKARLVVIACDVDPIEIILHLPALCRKMGVPYCIVGNKSRMGMVVRRKNATCLALTDVEANDRNNLNKLIEVVKTNYNDRYEEIRKNWGGGTLSAKSRAKFAKVERARAREVRTV, encoded by the exons ATGGTCAATAAGAAAATG gtaaaggggaaggggaagggaaaggtgaagggaaaaggaaagaaggttgCGGCAGCCCCTTTGGTCACCAAGAAACCCGCACCCCCCAAGAAGGTCCAGAACCCCCTTTTTGAGAAGAGGCCACGAAACTTTGGCATTG GTGGAAACATCCAGCCCAAGCGTGACTTGAGCCGCTTCTTGAAATGGCCGAGGTACATCCGTGTTCAGCGTCAGCGATCTGTCCTCCTGAGGAGACTGAAGGTCCCACCCCCAATCCATCAATTCAAGCAGCGTCTTGATTCCCAGAAAG CAAGGGAACTGTTCAAGCTTCTGCAGAAGTACCGTCCTGAGAGCAAGCAGGCCAAAGTTGCCCGTCTGCGCAAGCGTGCCGAACTCCGTGCTGCTGGCAAGGAGGACGTGCCAACAAAGAGGAAGTTGAGCGTGCGCATGGGAGTTAACACTATAACCACTCTTGTGGAGCAGAAGAAGGCTCGTCTTGTGGTGATTGCCTGTGATGTTGACCCTATTGAG ATTATCCTGCACTTGCCAGCCCTATGCCGCAAAATGGGAGTTCCATATTGTATTGTTGGAAACAAATCTCGAATGGGAATGGTAGTTCGCAGGAAGAATGCTACCTGCTTGGCACTCACTGAT GTGGAAGCCAATGACCGTAACAACCTAAACAAGCTCATTGAAGTAGTGAAGACCAACTACAATGACCGGTATGAGGAGATTCGCAAGAACTGGGGTGGCGGCACCCTCAGTGCCAAGTCCAGGGCCAAGTTTGCGAAGGTTGAACGCGCAAGGGCCCGTGAGGTCAGAACTGTCTGA